Part of the Candidatus Brocadia sinica JPN1 genome, AATGTCATCACGACAAAGAAGAGGATTTGCTATTCCCAGCTTTGGTTAATAAGGGTATCTCAAAACAAGGCTGCCCCATAGGAATGCTGACGGCCGAGCACAAGCGCGGCCGGGTGCTCGTCACAGAGTTGGCCGATGCGGCAGACACCTACCAAAGCGGTGATCCCGATGCCAAAAAGGCGGTGGTAAAGAGCCTGAGAGAGCTTGCCGCGCTGTATCCCAATCACATTTGGAAGGAAGATTATCTACTGTTTCCGCTAACCAACAAGGTACTAAGTCTGGAGGAGCAGCAAGCCTTGTATCGGCAATTTGAACAGGTGTGGGAACGGGTGGGCCGGGATGTGCATCACCGCCTGGAACAATTTGCCGAAGGGCTTTCTGAAAGTGCTCAAGTTTGTTAAATATTAAAAAGTAATGTTATGTTACCATATGTCTGGGCAAAAATAAGACTATTTTCTTTCGATAAGATCATACGCTGGCTCAATCGTCAGCAATTCTCCGAATCAGTTGCTCTTGCTGTAATCGCGATACTTGTTGGCCTCACGAGCGGCATAGGAGTATGGCTCTTCAAGCAACTATTTAACGTGATATATCGGTATGCATTCGAAGGGATAGATACACCCATGGGACTTTTTCACAGGAAAGAAATCGCCCTTCGATTTTTCCATGATTTGGCAAATTGGGCCGGATTTGACAAGATAGGAACAGCTTTGGGTTCCATAGGAAATTGGATGATCTTCTTTATACCTGTCATCGGCGGCCTCGCTGTTGGACTGATTTCCCACTTTTTTATTGGTAAGGAACGATATGTGGGTATAGCAGGTATTATGGAATCCGTAGCGTTAGGAGGCGGGCGGCTGCCATATCGGAAAATACCAACCAAAACTGTTGCTGCTGCATTATCTATCGGTTCTGGTGCTTCAGTAGGACCTGCAGACCCTTCAGTGCAGATTGGCGCATACGTAGGATCCATGTTTGGACAACTCCTGCGCCTTTCTGATGAGCGAATTCGCGCCCTCGTTGCATCGGGTGTTGCAGGTGGAATCGCCGCAGCCTTTAATGCGCCTATTACCGGTATATTTTTTGCCTTGGAGATTATTATAGGCGAACTGAGTGTAAACGCCTTTGGGGTCGTTACCTTAGCATCTGTGATCTCATCTGTGTTTACACAGGCCGTATCAGGGCCTCAACCTGCATTTTACATCCCTGCATATGCCTT contains:
- a CDS encoding hemerythrin domain-containing protein, coding for MMSNNPIQMLEDEHLIIAKVISAVPVLADRLEAGRVVDIKTLHGVIEFLQTFADKCHHDKEEDLLFPALVNKGISKQGCPIGMLTAEHKRGRVLVTELADAADTYQSGDPDAKKAVVKSLRELAALYPNHIWKEDYLLFPLTNKVLSLEEQQALYRQFEQVWERVGRDVHHRLEQFAEGLSESAQVC